In a genomic window of Cuculus canorus isolate bCucCan1 chromosome 4, bCucCan1.pri, whole genome shotgun sequence:
- the PRDM8 gene encoding PR domain zinc finger protein 8 isoform X1, which produces MGVRVRSPLSGGASPAPPGEGMEDAGVQRGIWDGDAKTVQQCLTDIFTSVYTTCDIPENAIFGPCVLSHTSLYDSIAFIALKSTDKRTVPYIFRVDTSAANGSSEGLMWLRLVQSAREREEQNLEAYIKSGQLFYRSLRRIAKDEELLVWYGKELTELLLLSPARAPARSNGSPPFACPECSQRFQFELPFAAHLRFRCPKRLHGPDSGPAPEPAAGKDGAGKEQEPGKFCKPLHHPFPGADGGAASTKPSTDFHNLARELENSRGGQGGSPGRPVPAEEAVSGRGKRRFPEEERGRFPAERPGLPAAPKEEPVCAPQQQYRAPGSYCGLEDGGRLFAPPSPETGEAKRSAFVEVKKAARGAEPDGGPEEGQERASPGAAGGDAPRCPRGGPGAPLSARLEGGSPARGSAFTSVPQLGAGGAAAEERKSAFSQPARSFPHVPPLVLGQKLGALGEPCPDGAPAAPARLYAAEALAVKLPGGGEPAAAAGGGGGGGGGGGGLPKQSPFLYATAFWPKSSAAAAVAAAAAGPLQLQLPSALTLLPPSFTSLCLPAQNWCAKCNASFRMTSDLVYHMRSHHKKEYALEPLVKRRREEKLKCPICNESFRERHHLSRHMTSHN; this is translated from the exons ATGGGCGTGCGTGTCCGCAGTCCTCTGTCGGGGGGTGCGAGCCCTGCGCCGCCCGGAGAAG GCATGGAGGACGCCGGCGTCCAGAGGGGAATATGGGACGGGGACGCCAAGACGGTGCAGCAGTGCTTGACTGACATTTTCACCAGCGTTTACACCACCTGCGACATTCCGGAAAATGCCATTTTCGGGCCCTGCGTCCTGAGCCACACGTCCCTGTACGACAGCATCGCCTTCATCGCTCTCAAATCCACCGACAAGCGCACCGTTCCCTACATATTCCGG GTGGACACGTCGGCCGCGAACGGCTCGTCCGAAGGTCTGATGTGGCTGCGGCTGGTGCAGTCGGCGCGGGAGCGCGAGGAGCAGAACCTGGAGGCCTACATCAAGAGCGGGCAGCTCTTCTACCGCTCCCTGCGCCGCATCGCCAAGGACGAGGAGCTGCTGGTGTGGTACGGGAAGGAGCTcacggagctgctgctgctcagcccgGCCCGGGCCCCCGCCCGCAGCAACG GCTCGCCGCCCTTCGCCTGCCCCGAGTGCAGCCAGCGCTTCCAGTTCGAGCTGCCCTTCGCCGCTCACCTGCGGTTCCGCTGCCCTAAGCGGCTGCACGGCCCGGACAGCGGCCCCGCCCCCGAGCCCGCGGCCGGCAAGGACGGCGCCGGCAAGGAGCAGGAGCCCGGCAAGTTCTGCAAGCCCCTCCACCACCCCTTCCCGGGCGCCGACGGCGGCGCGGCCAGCACCAAGCCCTCCACGGACTTCCACAACCTGGCGCGGGAGCTGGAGAACTCCCGCGGCGGGCAGGGCGGGTCCCCGGGGCGGCCGGTCCCCGCCGAGGAGGCGGTGTCGGGGCGCGGCAAGCGGCGGTTCCCGGAGGAGGAGCGGGGCCGGTTCCCGGCGGAGCGGCCGGGGCTGCCCGCCGCGCCCAAGGAGGAGCCGGTGTGCGCCCCGCAGCAGCAGTACCGGGCGCCCGGCTCCTACTGCGGCTTGGAGGACGGCGGCCGCCTCTTCGCGCCGCCCAGCCCGGAGACGGGCGAAGCCAAGCGCAGCGCCTTCGTGGAGGTGAAGAAGGCGGCCCGCGGCGCCGAGCCCGACGGTGGCCCCGAGGAGGGGCAGGAGCGCGCGTCCCCGGGCGCGGCGGGCGGCGACGCGCCGCGGTGCCCCCGCGGCGGCCCAGGGGCGCCGCTGTCCGCCCGGCTGGAGGGGGGCAGCCCGGCGCGGGGCAGCGCCTTCACTTCGGTGCCGCAGCTGGGAGCCGGCGGCGCGGCGGCGGAGGAGAGGAAGAGCGCCTTCTCGCAGCCCGCCCGCTCCTTCCCGCACGTCCCACCGCTCGTGCTGGGACAGAAGCTGGGGGCGCTGGGCGAGCCCTGTCCCGACggcgcccccgccgcccccgcccgccTCTACGCCGCCGAGGCGCTGGCCGTGAAGCTGCCGGGCGGCGGGGagccggcggcggcggcgggcggcggcggcggcggcggcggcggcggcggggggctGCCCAAGCAGAGCCCCTTCCTCTACGCCACCGCCTTCTGGCCCAAGAGctcggcggcggcggcggtggcggcggcggcggcggggccgctgcagctgcagctgccgTCGGCGCTGACGCTGCTGCCGCCGTCGTTCACCTCGCTGTGCCTGCCGGCTCAGAACTGGTGCGCCAAGTGCAATGCCTCCTTCCGCATGACCTCGGACCTGGTCTACCACATGCGCTCCCACCACAAGAAGGAGTACGCGCTGGAGCCCCTCGTCAAGCGGCGCCGCGAGGAGAAGCTCAAGTGCCCCATCTGCAACGAGTCCTTCCGCGAGCGGCATCACCTCTCCCGCCACATGACCTCGCACAACTAG
- the PRDM8 gene encoding PR domain zinc finger protein 8 isoform X2, which translates to MEDAGVQRGIWDGDAKTVQQCLTDIFTSVYTTCDIPENAIFGPCVLSHTSLYDSIAFIALKSTDKRTVPYIFRVDTSAANGSSEGLMWLRLVQSAREREEQNLEAYIKSGQLFYRSLRRIAKDEELLVWYGKELTELLLLSPARAPARSNGSPPFACPECSQRFQFELPFAAHLRFRCPKRLHGPDSGPAPEPAAGKDGAGKEQEPGKFCKPLHHPFPGADGGAASTKPSTDFHNLARELENSRGGQGGSPGRPVPAEEAVSGRGKRRFPEEERGRFPAERPGLPAAPKEEPVCAPQQQYRAPGSYCGLEDGGRLFAPPSPETGEAKRSAFVEVKKAARGAEPDGGPEEGQERASPGAAGGDAPRCPRGGPGAPLSARLEGGSPARGSAFTSVPQLGAGGAAAEERKSAFSQPARSFPHVPPLVLGQKLGALGEPCPDGAPAAPARLYAAEALAVKLPGGGEPAAAAGGGGGGGGGGGGLPKQSPFLYATAFWPKSSAAAAVAAAAAGPLQLQLPSALTLLPPSFTSLCLPAQNWCAKCNASFRMTSDLVYHMRSHHKKEYALEPLVKRRREEKLKCPICNESFRERHHLSRHMTSHN; encoded by the exons ATGGAGGACGCCGGCGTCCAGAGGGGAATATGGGACGGGGACGCCAAGACGGTGCAGCAGTGCTTGACTGACATTTTCACCAGCGTTTACACCACCTGCGACATTCCGGAAAATGCCATTTTCGGGCCCTGCGTCCTGAGCCACACGTCCCTGTACGACAGCATCGCCTTCATCGCTCTCAAATCCACCGACAAGCGCACCGTTCCCTACATATTCCGG GTGGACACGTCGGCCGCGAACGGCTCGTCCGAAGGTCTGATGTGGCTGCGGCTGGTGCAGTCGGCGCGGGAGCGCGAGGAGCAGAACCTGGAGGCCTACATCAAGAGCGGGCAGCTCTTCTACCGCTCCCTGCGCCGCATCGCCAAGGACGAGGAGCTGCTGGTGTGGTACGGGAAGGAGCTcacggagctgctgctgctcagcccgGCCCGGGCCCCCGCCCGCAGCAACG GCTCGCCGCCCTTCGCCTGCCCCGAGTGCAGCCAGCGCTTCCAGTTCGAGCTGCCCTTCGCCGCTCACCTGCGGTTCCGCTGCCCTAAGCGGCTGCACGGCCCGGACAGCGGCCCCGCCCCCGAGCCCGCGGCCGGCAAGGACGGCGCCGGCAAGGAGCAGGAGCCCGGCAAGTTCTGCAAGCCCCTCCACCACCCCTTCCCGGGCGCCGACGGCGGCGCGGCCAGCACCAAGCCCTCCACGGACTTCCACAACCTGGCGCGGGAGCTGGAGAACTCCCGCGGCGGGCAGGGCGGGTCCCCGGGGCGGCCGGTCCCCGCCGAGGAGGCGGTGTCGGGGCGCGGCAAGCGGCGGTTCCCGGAGGAGGAGCGGGGCCGGTTCCCGGCGGAGCGGCCGGGGCTGCCCGCCGCGCCCAAGGAGGAGCCGGTGTGCGCCCCGCAGCAGCAGTACCGGGCGCCCGGCTCCTACTGCGGCTTGGAGGACGGCGGCCGCCTCTTCGCGCCGCCCAGCCCGGAGACGGGCGAAGCCAAGCGCAGCGCCTTCGTGGAGGTGAAGAAGGCGGCCCGCGGCGCCGAGCCCGACGGTGGCCCCGAGGAGGGGCAGGAGCGCGCGTCCCCGGGCGCGGCGGGCGGCGACGCGCCGCGGTGCCCCCGCGGCGGCCCAGGGGCGCCGCTGTCCGCCCGGCTGGAGGGGGGCAGCCCGGCGCGGGGCAGCGCCTTCACTTCGGTGCCGCAGCTGGGAGCCGGCGGCGCGGCGGCGGAGGAGAGGAAGAGCGCCTTCTCGCAGCCCGCCCGCTCCTTCCCGCACGTCCCACCGCTCGTGCTGGGACAGAAGCTGGGGGCGCTGGGCGAGCCCTGTCCCGACggcgcccccgccgcccccgcccgccTCTACGCCGCCGAGGCGCTGGCCGTGAAGCTGCCGGGCGGCGGGGagccggcggcggcggcgggcggcggcggcggcggcggcggcggcggcggggggctGCCCAAGCAGAGCCCCTTCCTCTACGCCACCGCCTTCTGGCCCAAGAGctcggcggcggcggcggtggcggcggcggcggcggggccgctgcagctgcagctgccgTCGGCGCTGACGCTGCTGCCGCCGTCGTTCACCTCGCTGTGCCTGCCGGCTCAGAACTGGTGCGCCAAGTGCAATGCCTCCTTCCGCATGACCTCGGACCTGGTCTACCACATGCGCTCCCACCACAAGAAGGAGTACGCGCTGGAGCCCCTCGTCAAGCGGCGCCGCGAGGAGAAGCTCAAGTGCCCCATCTGCAACGAGTCCTTCCGCGAGCGGCATCACCTCTCCCGCCACATGACCTCGCACAACTAG